From the Plectropomus leopardus isolate mb chromosome 18, YSFRI_Pleo_2.0, whole genome shotgun sequence genome, one window contains:
- the LOC121957792 gene encoding uncharacterized protein LOC121957792 codes for MACGVHLGILLVCLVQAEHVRCLWAKQAQRSQAQNGNTYVGFLQQNSGFGGSYPQNQLRHGSISSAQRPNLETRPAASSGYNQGLSKSGNTKPGSQPTKSGYAKVRLVQSSSTNPKWQTTKFNQVDAQKAPKKFFGLSTAIASGSSVSKYDKSSKKTSAIQQPHSSKYPPSSSAYPPKESYSSRLNYQSAQTAPAAAHKSSSLFGQGAPLPNTRPVRTKTSASAPARRVSSSRGSGASKPSSFSSFKNEGNNPSQSEAWKPHQSKLFPVNAQGSYKPTSNSNMASSRVSYSQSLPVSIKQSGPLQPRSGKPTSQRLNSAEQLTGTGTSAGKLFAPTKVHKIPERFGGFPIRRLKDPVDQQESVRKPQQNSVAPQLYTVSSSQQNSVAPQDQLVSSGLLTFVAPQRQLSSSLSKQTYVPHQRQASAASSAQRTYVAPQRQAAASSAQQNYMAPQRQVASSQQASMAHEPTYLAQQQSADQKPQGKSVHLGSKWKRVKMRPNLQQ; via the exons ATGGCTTGTGGAGTTCATTTGGg GATCTTGCTGGTTTGCTTAGTTCAAGCAGAGCATGTACGTTGTTTGTGGGCTAAACAAG CTCAGCGCTCCCAGGCACAAAACGGCAACACATATGTTGGCTTCTTGCAACAGAACAGTGGCTTTGGTGGCAGCTATCCCCAGAATCAACTCAGACATGGCTCCATTTCTTCAGCCCAGAGGCCTAACCTTGAAACACGGCCTGCTGCTAGCAGTGGTTACAACCAGGGACTTTCCAAGAGTGGCAACACAAAACCTGGTTCACAGCCGACTAAAAGTGGCTATGCTAAAGTCAGGTTAGTGCAGAGCAGCTCAACAAACCCCAAATGGCAGACGACCAAATTCAATCAGGTAGATGCACAAAAGGCACCGAAAaagttttttggcctttctaCTGCTATTGCTAGTGGAAGTTCTGTGAGTAAATATGATAAGAGCAGCAAGAAAACTTCAGCAATTCAGCAGCCACACAGTAGCAAATATCCACCCAGCAGTTCTGCATATCCTCCTAAGGAAAGCTACTCCTCTCGACTGAACTATCAGTCAGCACAGAcagctccagctgctgctcacaAGTCTTCCAGTCTGTTTGGTCAAGGTGCTCCTTTGCCTAATACAAGACCTGTACGGACGAAGACGTCAGCCAGCGCCCCTGCTAGAAGAGTGTCTTCAAGTCGTGGCTCTGGAGCATCTAAACCCTCCAGTTTCTCATCCTTCAAAAATGAGGGAAACAACCCGAGCCAGAGCGAAGCTTGGAAGCCACACCAAAGCAAACTGTTTCCTGTGAATGCCCAAGGAAGCTACAAGCCTACTTCCAACTCCAACATGGCCTCAAGCCGTGTAAGTTACAGCCAGTCTCTTCCAGTGTCCATCAAACAAAGTGGTCCCTTACAGCCACGCAGCGGAAAGCCAACAAGTCAGAGGTTGAACTCCGCTGAGCAGCTCACTGGCACAGGAACCTCTGCCGGGAAACTCTTCGCCCCAACTAAAGTCCATAAAATCCCTGAGCGCTTCGGTGGCTTCCCTATCAGACGGCTGAAAGATCCAGTTGACCAGCAGGAGAGTGTCAGAAAGCCACAGCAGAACTCCGTGGCTCCCCAGCTCTATACAGTGTCATCGTCCCAGCAGAACTCTGTGGCTCCCCAGGATCAGTTGGTGTCGTCGGGCCTGCTGACCTTCGTGGCTCCCCAGCGCCAGTTGTCCTCGTCTTTGTCCAAGCAGACCTATGTGCCTCATCAGCGCCAGGCGTCGGCGGCGTCTTCGGCCCAACGGACCTACGTGGCTCCTCAGCGCCAGGCGGCGGCGTCCTCAGCCCAACAGAACTACATGGCTCCTCAGCGCCAGGTGGCATCTTCCCAGCAGGCATCCATGGCCCATGAGCCAACCTACCTGGCTCAACAGCAGTCTGCTGATCAGAAACCACAGGGCAAGAGTGTTCATCTTGGGAGCAAATGGAAGAGGGTCAAGATGAGGCCAAACCTGCAACAGTAG